Proteins from one Setaria italica strain Yugu1 chromosome V, Setaria_italica_v2.0, whole genome shotgun sequence genomic window:
- the LOC101777468 gene encoding PHD finger protein ALFIN-LIKE 6 isoform X2 yields the protein MDGGGSGAAPNAARTAEEVFRDYRARRAGMIKALTTDVDKFFKLCDPEKENLCLYGYPNETWEVTLPAEEVPPEIPEPALGINFARDGMNEKDWLALVAVHSDSWLLSVAFYFGARFGFDKEARRRLFSMINNMPTIFEVVTGSAKKQTKEKTPNSSSKSNKPSSKVSRAEARSKAKVPKDEEESGDDDGDEEAEEHDNTLCGTCGTNDGKDQFWICCDNCEKWYHGKCVKITPARAEHIKQYKCPDCTNKRARV from the exons aTGGACGGAGGGGGCTCTGGGGCGGCGCCGAACGCCGCGCGCACCGCTGAGGAGGTCTTCCGCGACtaccgcgcccgccgcgccggcatGATCAAGGCCCTCACCACCG ATGTGGACAAGTTCTTCAAGCTCTGCGACCCCG AAAAGGAGAACTTGTGCCTTTATGGGTATCCCAATGAGACGTGGGAGGTGACCTTGCCAGCTGAGGAAGTGCCCCCAGAGATCCCTGAACCAGCATTAGGAATCAACTTTGCTAGGGATGGCATGAACGAGAAGGACTGGCTGGCGCTAGTTGCAGTTCACAGTGATTCCTGGCTACTGTCTGTAGCATTCTACTTTGGTGCCCGGTTTGGGTTTGACAAAGAAGCTAG GAGGCGACTCTTCAGCATGATAAACAACATGCCTACAATATTTGAGGTAGTGACAGGATCGGCCAAGAAACAGACGAAGGAGAAGACACCTAACAGTAGCAGCAAGAGCAACAAGCCTAGTTCAAAAGTG TCAAGAGCTGAGGCTCGTTCGAAGGCCAAGGTCCCCAAAGATGAAGAAGAGAGCGGTGACGACGatggggacgaggaggcggaagaGCACGACAACACCCTGTGCGGGACCTGCGGAACCAACGACGGCAAGGACCAGTTCTGGATCTGCTGCGATAACTGCGAGAAGTGGTACCACGGGAAGTGCGTCAAGATCACGCCCGCCCGGGCCGAGCACATCAAGCAGTACAAGTGCCCGGACTGCACCAACAAGAGGGCCAGGGTGTGA
- the LOC101762605 gene encoding uncharacterized protein LOC101762605, whose amino-acid sequence MDRVIMRHLKLLPASTKHKQVEAPHCPPPSRVLIDQRCAEVTDECMRLQAEAMKELNEVAKSLALSNGDEHQQDIFDLAGEEQRRWVGNGGDLDYDIDAVLASKPRGTVRVGLDIGGGTGTFAARMAERGVTVVTTTLDLGAPLGAFVASRGLVPLDLGAVAGRLPFFDGTLDIVHSMHALGNWIPGEVMEAELYDIYRVLRPGGIFWLDHFFCTGKEMAEVYVPIIEKVGFRKLRWNTGKKLDKGPNADEWYISALLERPMM is encoded by the exons ATGGACCGCGTGATCATGCGGCATCTGAAGCTGCTGCCGGCAAGCACCAAACACAAGCAAGTGGAGGCGCCTCATTGTCCTCCGCCCAGTCGGGTGCTCATCGACCAGAGATGCGCCGAGGTAACAGACGAATGCATGCGACTCCAAGCAGAGGCAATGAAGGAGCTCAACGAGGTCGCCAAGTCTCTGGCTTTGAGCAACGGCGACGAGCACCAGCAGGACAT CTtcgacctcgccggcgaggagcagcggcggtgggTCGGGAACGGCGGGGACCTCGACTACGACATCGACGCCGTGCTGGCGTCCAAGCCGCGCGGCACGGTGCGGGTCGGGCTCGacatcggcggcggcacgggcacGTTCGCGGCGCGCATGGCGGAGCGCGGCGTGACCGTGGTGACCACGACCCTCGACCTCGGCGCGCCACTCGGCGCCTTCGTGGCGTCGCGCGGGCTCGTCCCGCTCGacctcggcgccgtcgccggccggctcCCGTTCTTCGACGGCACGCTCGACATCGTGCACTCGATGCACGCGCTCGGCAACTGGATTCCCGGCGAGGTGATGGAGGCGGAGCTGTACGACATCTACCGCGTGCTCCGGCCGGGCGGGATATTCTGGCTGGACCACTTCTTCTGCACCGGGAAGGAAATGGCCGAGGTGTACGTGCCCATCATCGAGAAGGTCGGGTTCCGGAAGCTCCGGTGGAACACCGGCAAGAAGCTCGACAAGGGGCCCAACGCCGACGAGTGGTACATCTCGGCTCTGCTGGAGAGGCCTATGATGTGA
- the LOC101777053 gene encoding uncharacterized protein LOC101777053: MARALLLRIARCYPPLPTSSALSQPRPLPPPLLRRQAPSPLRFVPASSVSTSSDAPRDGGGGRKGEEDGAEGGGYVDYLGMSDEELMGQCEMGTFKASGPGGQHRNKRESAVRLKHRPTGIIAQAVEDRSQHMNRASALSRLRTLIALKVRRPINLEDYTPPVELLQILPLKSTIRGKDVGPQIGPNNSKFSPGMQALLDLLFAVEGSVSDAAKILGLSTGALSRLILSDDSLRTAANELRASKGLKPLR; encoded by the exons ATGGCTCGAGCGCTGCTCCTGCGAATAGCCCGCTGCTACCCGCCTCTCCCGACCTCATCCGCGCTCTCCCAGCCgcggcccctgccgccgccgctgctccgccgccaGGCGCCCTCCCCGCTCCGCTTCGTCCCCGCCTCGTCCGTGTCCACCAGCTCGGATGCTCCCAgggacggcgggggcggccgcaAGGGGGAAGAGGAtggcgcggagggcggcggctaCGTCGACTACTTGGGGATGAGCGACGAGGAGCTCATGGGGCAGTGCGAGATGGGCACGTTCAAGGCGTCCGGCCCCGGCGGCCAGCACCGCAACAAGCGCGAGTCCGCCGTCCGGCTAAAGCACCGCCCCACCGGCATCATCGCCCAG GCTGTGGAGGATCGGTCACAACATATGAATCGAGCATCTGCTTTGTCTCGGCTTCGAACCCTGATTGCTCTTAAAG TTAGGAGGCCAATAAACCTTGAGGACTACACTCCACCAGTTGAGCTTCTTCAGATATTGCCCCTAAAGTCCACCATACGAGGAAAAGATGTTGGGCcccaaattggtccaaataactCAAAATTTTCTCCA GGAATGCAAGCTTTATTAGATCTGCTGTTTGCTGTTGAAGGTTCTGTATCAGATGCAGCAAAGATTTTAGG CCTAAGTACTGGTGCTTTGTCAAGATTGATTCTGTCAGATGACTCTCTCCGGACAGCTGCAAATGAACTGCGAGCTTCAAAG GGACTGAAGCCTCTAAGATGA
- the LOC101776634 gene encoding 2-C-methyl-D-erythritol 4-phosphate cytidylyltransferase, chloroplastic — MELRLCLRLHARLPPATTPPPPPFAAPAVLPASRRIRTGGSYGVALRRPTRRSNPAIRASEADGAPGVAVKERSVSVILLSGGQGKRMGASMPKQYLPLLGLPIALHSLKTFCQLKEMKEVVVVCDPDYSDVFEGSIENLQIPLKFACPGKERQDSVFNGLQEIDGDSELVCVHDSARPLVSSEDVKKVLQDAAVHGAAVLGVPVKATIKEANSDSFVVKTLDRKTLWEMQTPQVMKPDLLKAGFELVKRDGLEVTDDVSIVEYLKHPVYITEGSYTNIKVTTPDDMLLAERLMSGK; from the exons ATGGAGCTCCGCCTCTGCCTTCGTCTCCACGCGCGCCTCCCACCAGCCAcgacgccgcccccgccgcctttCGCGGCGCCCGCGGTGCTCCCCGCGTCCCGCCGAATTCGGACTG GTGGGAGCTACGGGGTTGCTCTTCGGCGGCCCACGAGGCGTTCGAATCCGGCGATTCGCGCTTCCGAAGCCGACGGCGCGCCG GGTGTGGCTGTGAAGGAGAGGAGCGTCTCGGTGATCCTCTTGTCCGGAGGGCAGGGAAAGAGAATGGGG GCAAGTATGCCGAAGCAGTATCTGCCACTACTGGGACTACCAATTGCATTGCACAG TTTGAAAACATTCTGTCAACTGAAGGAAATGAAAGAAGTCGTGGTAGTGTGTGACCCAGACTATAGTGATGTATTTGAAG GTTCTATTGAGAACTTGCAAATACCTCTTAAATTTGCATGCCCAGGAAAAGAGAGACAGGACTCTGTTTTTAATGGACTTCAG GAAATTGATGGGGATTCGGAACTTGTTTGTGTCCATGATTCTGCAAGGCCCTTAGTTTCTTCTGAAGATGTAAAAAAG GTCTTACAAGATGCTGCTGTGCATGGGGCAGCTGTTCTTGGTGTGCCTGTGAAAGCTACAATAAAGGAG GCTAATAGTGATTCTTTTGTCGTAAAAACCCTTGACCGGAAAACTCTATGGGAAATGCAAACTCCACAG GTTATGAAGCCTGATTTACTCAAAGCTGGTTTTGAGCTTGTTAAACG GGATGGCCTTGAAGTCACCGATGATGTATCCATTGTAGAATATCTCAAGCACCCTGTCTATATTACGGAAGGCTCTTACACAAACATTAAG GTGACCACTCCGGATGACATGCTTCTGGCTGAGCGCCTGATGAGTGGGAAATGA
- the LOC101776232 gene encoding protein root UVB sensitive 6 produces the protein MAPAVGIKRSTTQAVTLPPPDARLAVRDVLRSTIPSQPAEAPPAAERPAAPAAAVEGFLCLEEVDGRRWSYVVDRGAVKGRGRAGAASPAGASVRAVPLQSPLPPAEEIMAFIRSYVVPEGFPDSVTPSYVPYMTWRALKHFFGGAMGVFTTRTLLSSVGVSQSKSTPGAIAINWILKDGAGRVGKMLFARQGKKFDYDLKQLRFSSDLLLEIGAGIELTTAAFPQFFLPMACVANVVKNVAAVTSTSTRTPIYKAYARGENIGDVTAKGESVGNIADLLGTGLSIFISKRNPSLVTSFAFLSCGYLLSSYHEVRSVVLNTLNRARFTVAVDSFIKTGHIPSLKEGNSQETIFNPPWRHEPVAIGSRFGEAFQEPASFVAIRPLFEDERYMVTYNPTKDKVYALLKDQAKSDDIIKAAFHAHVLLHFINASHARRLKQKQKQKQANPDRSDYGNLYSRNMDFLAHIAESCKIVSSSYGTFKKKAREQGWIMSESLLNPGKARLCGAKPL, from the exons atggcgccggcggtggggaTCAAGCGCTCCACCACGCAGGCCGtcacgctgccgccgcccgacgcgcgGCTCGCGGTGCGCGACGTCCTGCGCTCCACGATCCCGTCGCAGCCcgcggaggcgccgccggccgcggagaggccggcggcgcccgcggcggcggtggaggggttCCTGTGCCTGGAGGAGGTGGACGGCAGGCGGTGGAGTTACGTGGTGGACCGAGGGGCCGTGAAGGGGAGGGGtagggccggggcggcgagccCCGCGGGGGCCTCCGTCAGGGCCGTGCCGCTGCAGTCGCCGCTTCCGCCGGCCGAG GAAATAATGGCATTCATAAGATCATATGTCGTACCTGAAGGGTTTCCTGACAGTGTTACTCCTTCATATGTCCCATACATGACCTGGAGGGCTTTGAAG CATTTCTTTGGTGGAGCAATGGGAGTATTTACAACAAGAACCTTGCTGAGCTCTGTTGGAGTCTCTCAAAGCAAGTCAACACCAGGAGCCATTGCTATCAACTGGATCCTCAAG GATGGTGCTGGGCGTGTCGGAAAAATGCTTTTTGCACGTCAAGGAAAGAAGTTTGACTACGACCTAAAGCAG CTGCGGTTTTCTAGTGATCTCCTGCTGGAGATAGGAGCTGGTATTGAATTAACTACTGCAGCATTCCCTCAATTTTTCTTGCCTATGGCTTGCGTAGCAAATGTCGTGAAG AATGTCGCTGCTGTTACATCAACCTCAACGCGCACTCCAATCTATAAGGCCTATGCAAGAGGAGAAAACATTGGTGATGTCACTGCTAAAGGCGAATCTGTCGGTAACATTGCAGATCTG TTGGGTACTGGTCTGAGCATCTTTATCTCAAAAAGGAACCCATCATTGGTGACTTCGTTTGCCTTTCTGTCCTGTGGATACCTCCTGAGTTCATATCATGAG GTGAGATCTGTCGTGCTGAATACCCTAAACAGGGCAAGGTTTACGGTTGCAGTGGATTCCTTCATTAAAACTG GTCACATTCCCTCCTTGAAGGAAGGAAATTCACAGGAGACGATATTTAATCCACCTTGGCGGCACGAGCCAGTTGCAATAG GTTCACGATTTGGAGAAGCATTTCAAGAGCCTGCTTCATTTGTTGCCATAAGGCCTCTGTTTGAG GATGAGAGATACATGGTAACATATAACCCGACAAAGGATAAAGTATATGCTTTGCTCAAGGACCAAGCAAAATCAGACGACATTATCAAAGCTGCTTTCCAT GCTCATGTGCTACTGCATTTTATAAATGCATCACATGCACGGAGGctgaagcagaagcagaagcagaagcaggcAAACCCCGACCGATCAGACTATGGAAACCTGTACTCAAGAAACATGGATTTCCTGGCACACATCGCTGAATCTTGCAAAATCGTTTCATCATCATATGGAACCTTCAAGAAGAAAGCAAGAGAACAG GGTTGGATAATGTCCGAATCACTGCTCAACCCTGGAAAGGCTCGATTATGTGGGGCAAAACCACTATGA
- the LOC101777468 gene encoding PHD finger protein ALFIN-LIKE 6 isoform X1: protein MDGGGSGAAPNAARTAEEVFRDYRARRAGMIKALTTDVDKFFKLCDPEKENLCLYGYPNETWEVTLPAEEVPPEIPEPALGINFARDGMNEKDWLALVAVHSDSWLLSVAFYFGARFGFDKEARRRLFSMINNMPTIFEVVTGSAKKQTKEKTPNSSSKSNKPSSKVQSRAEARSKAKVPKDEEESGDDDGDEEAEEHDNTLCGTCGTNDGKDQFWICCDNCEKWYHGKCVKITPARAEHIKQYKCPDCTNKRARV, encoded by the exons aTGGACGGAGGGGGCTCTGGGGCGGCGCCGAACGCCGCGCGCACCGCTGAGGAGGTCTTCCGCGACtaccgcgcccgccgcgccggcatGATCAAGGCCCTCACCACCG ATGTGGACAAGTTCTTCAAGCTCTGCGACCCCG AAAAGGAGAACTTGTGCCTTTATGGGTATCCCAATGAGACGTGGGAGGTGACCTTGCCAGCTGAGGAAGTGCCCCCAGAGATCCCTGAACCAGCATTAGGAATCAACTTTGCTAGGGATGGCATGAACGAGAAGGACTGGCTGGCGCTAGTTGCAGTTCACAGTGATTCCTGGCTACTGTCTGTAGCATTCTACTTTGGTGCCCGGTTTGGGTTTGACAAAGAAGCTAG GAGGCGACTCTTCAGCATGATAAACAACATGCCTACAATATTTGAGGTAGTGACAGGATCGGCCAAGAAACAGACGAAGGAGAAGACACCTAACAGTAGCAGCAAGAGCAACAAGCCTAGTTCAAAAGTG CAGTCAAGAGCTGAGGCTCGTTCGAAGGCCAAGGTCCCCAAAGATGAAGAAGAGAGCGGTGACGACGatggggacgaggaggcggaagaGCACGACAACACCCTGTGCGGGACCTGCGGAACCAACGACGGCAAGGACCAGTTCTGGATCTGCTGCGATAACTGCGAGAAGTGGTACCACGGGAAGTGCGTCAAGATCACGCCCGCCCGGGCCGAGCACATCAAGCAGTACAAGTGCCCGGACTGCACCAACAAGAGGGCCAGGGTGTGA